A single genomic interval of Rosistilla ulvae harbors:
- a CDS encoding efflux RND transporter periplasmic adaptor subunit: MLPSHSYPALGVALVCCLAVGCGDSTSQSSPSERPVQKVTVAVAEQTSVTDFVELVGRLAADKSVNIQSRVSGFLLSTHFEDGQRVKEGDLLFTIEPDEYIAIYNQALAQIDVAQAQLDLAQKTLERSKELLDNNAVSRQEYDQDQATVAEAQAQLKSANADVARVKLDVDYTKILSPVTGRVDRALLDDGNYVTGGLVGGTHLTTVVSDQPIKAVVNIDENVRLRVMRRQREMGGEDFKEANTLADLKIPCYLQLQDEKDFPHEGVLDYVEVKIDQQTGTSQLRGLFPNKDGLLKPGMFVRVKVPVSDPHEAILVRDTAIGTDQATNFVYVVNSENKVEHRTVTLGDRRGNQRVVLSGIKPNESVVVAGLQLIQPGMTVDPTPQAK, encoded by the coding sequence ATGCTTCCTAGCCACTCGTACCCAGCCCTTGGGGTTGCTCTGGTCTGCTGTCTCGCCGTCGGCTGCGGCGACTCGACCAGCCAATCATCCCCTTCGGAACGCCCGGTTCAGAAAGTTACCGTCGCGGTGGCTGAACAGACCTCCGTCACCGATTTTGTCGAATTGGTGGGGCGGTTGGCTGCTGATAAGAGCGTCAACATCCAGTCGCGGGTTTCGGGATTCCTGCTGTCGACTCATTTCGAGGACGGGCAGCGCGTCAAAGAAGGCGACTTGCTGTTCACGATCGAACCAGACGAATACATCGCGATCTACAACCAAGCGTTAGCTCAAATCGACGTCGCCCAAGCCCAGCTGGACTTGGCACAGAAGACGCTTGAGCGATCGAAGGAACTGTTGGATAACAACGCGGTCTCGCGCCAGGAATACGATCAAGATCAAGCCACAGTGGCCGAAGCTCAAGCGCAGCTGAAGTCGGCCAATGCCGACGTGGCTCGCGTCAAGCTGGACGTCGATTACACAAAAATCTTGTCGCCGGTCACCGGCCGCGTCGATCGCGCTCTGCTAGACGATGGCAACTACGTCACCGGCGGATTGGTGGGCGGCACGCATTTGACGACAGTCGTCAGCGATCAACCAATCAAAGCCGTCGTCAACATCGATGAAAACGTTCGCTTGCGCGTCATGCGACGCCAACGCGAAATGGGTGGCGAGGACTTCAAGGAGGCCAATACGTTGGCGGACTTGAAGATTCCGTGCTACTTGCAACTGCAAGACGAAAAGGACTTCCCGCACGAGGGTGTGTTGGATTACGTCGAAGTGAAGATCGACCAACAGACCGGCACCTCGCAACTGCGTGGACTGTTTCCCAACAAAGACGGCTTGCTGAAACCGGGGATGTTCGTCCGCGTGAAGGTTCCCGTCTCGGATCCTCACGAAGCGATCCTGGTTCGCGACACAGCGATTGGAACCGACCAAGCGACCAACTTTGTCTACGTCGTGAATTCGGAAAACAAGGTCGAGCACCGGACGGTGACACTGGGGGATCGCCGGGGAAACCAACGCGTCGTGCTATCGGGAATCAAGCCCAACGAATCGGTCGTGGTCGCGGGACTGCAATTGATCCAGCCCGGCATGACCGTCGATCCAACACCGCAGGCGAAATAA
- a CDS encoding ASCH domain-containing protein — protein sequence MTSHPTRALSIRQPHAEAIMRGIKQIEYRGSATKIRERIYIYAGLGRYDANDEAEWMDDYGITDVACDDLPRGVIVGTVELYDSDGGQWYLRSPQRAATLRKPENRANPVWFKPFG from the coding sequence ATGACGAGTCACCCAACACGAGCACTCAGCATTCGCCAGCCGCATGCCGAAGCGATCATGCGTGGAATCAAGCAGATCGAATACCGCGGCTCCGCGACCAAGATCCGAGAACGAATCTATATCTATGCGGGGCTGGGGCGGTACGATGCTAACGACGAAGCCGAATGGATGGACGATTACGGAATCACCGATGTCGCCTGCGACGATCTGCCGAGAGGTGTGATTGTGGGGACGGTGGAGCTGTACGATTCCGATGGCGGCCAATGGTATCTCCGCAGCCCCCAACGGGCCGCGACGCTACGCAAGCCGGAGAATCGCGCGAATCCGGTCTGGTTCAAACCATTTGGTTAG
- a CDS encoding amidohydrolase: MRPTAVFLSCLLASAGALAQPANLVLRGGKIVTVDETFRVVDAMAIRDGRIVATGDASDIEAEIGPDTQIVELQGRMVLPGLIDSHVHPSSASTYEADHEIPPMDSIDDVLSYVRSRANVVPKGEWIHLSQVFITRLREQRYPTRDELDSAAPEHPVSFRTGPDGSTNSLGLKENGIDKEFARQHPENVMVDPATGEPTGVLRKASAVFKSRPNRSAKKLTEAERDDRLEMLFDDYNRWGITGIIDRNCNDSARAQYARLLKSNRLQIRVRMSRSLNPNGDLAAIEKKLDTIAADPYFSAPDPRLGVIGVKVFEDGGMLTGSAYFNQPWGISTIYGIDDPNYRGMQYIDQQRIESLVRACVQRNLAFTAHCQGDAAVDSLVDAFEKVNTEIPVGPTRSTLTHSSFMSKRSIDTAAKIGIGVDLQPAWLYLDARTLVAQFGEPRLKYFIPLRSLFDAGVRAGGGSDHMQKIGSLRSVNPYNPFLGMWVAVTRTARWHDKPIHAEQAISRQQMIRFYTINNAWMMRNEQETGSLEPGKRADFVIVDTDLLTCSDDQIRKTQVISTWLDGKSIYQSR; encoded by the coding sequence ATGAGACCGACTGCCGTTTTTCTCAGCTGCCTTCTCGCCTCCGCCGGTGCGTTGGCTCAACCCGCAAACCTCGTGCTCCGCGGTGGCAAGATCGTTACTGTCGATGAGACCTTTCGTGTCGTCGATGCGATGGCGATTCGCGATGGACGGATCGTGGCGACCGGCGATGCATCGGACATCGAAGCAGAAATCGGGCCCGATACCCAAATCGTCGAATTGCAGGGGCGGATGGTTTTGCCAGGCCTTATCGATTCCCACGTCCACCCGAGTAGTGCGAGCACCTACGAAGCCGATCATGAAATCCCGCCGATGGATTCGATCGACGATGTCTTAAGTTACGTGCGCAGCCGCGCCAATGTCGTTCCCAAGGGAGAATGGATCCACCTCTCGCAGGTCTTTATTACACGGTTGCGCGAGCAACGTTACCCGACCCGCGATGAACTCGATTCGGCCGCCCCCGAACATCCCGTCTCCTTTCGAACAGGCCCCGATGGAAGCACCAACTCGCTGGGGCTGAAGGAAAACGGAATCGACAAGGAATTTGCTCGCCAACATCCTGAAAACGTGATGGTCGATCCGGCCACTGGGGAACCGACCGGCGTGTTGCGCAAAGCATCCGCGGTCTTTAAATCTCGCCCGAATCGATCCGCGAAAAAGCTGACCGAAGCCGAACGCGACGACCGCTTGGAAATGCTTTTCGACGATTACAACCGCTGGGGCATCACCGGTATCATCGATCGCAATTGCAACGACTCGGCACGAGCACAATACGCTCGACTGCTGAAATCGAATCGTTTGCAGATCCGCGTGCGAATGTCGCGCAGCCTGAATCCCAACGGCGACCTCGCGGCGATCGAAAAGAAATTGGACACTATCGCTGCCGATCCCTATTTCTCTGCCCCCGATCCCAGACTTGGTGTGATCGGCGTCAAAGTCTTTGAAGATGGCGGGATGCTGACCGGCAGCGCCTACTTCAATCAACCGTGGGGCATCAGCACGATCTACGGCATCGACGACCCGAACTACCGGGGCATGCAATATATCGATCAACAGCGGATCGAATCGCTTGTCCGCGCCTGTGTTCAACGCAACCTTGCCTTCACCGCGCACTGCCAGGGGGACGCCGCTGTCGATTCGCTGGTCGATGCGTTTGAGAAAGTGAACACCGAGATTCCCGTCGGGCCGACGCGATCGACGCTGACGCATTCGAGCTTCATGAGCAAACGATCGATCGACACCGCGGCAAAAATTGGGATTGGCGTCGATCTGCAACCGGCTTGGCTCTACTTAGACGCTCGCACCTTGGTCGCTCAGTTTGGTGAACCGCGACTGAAATACTTCATTCCGCTGCGCAGTCTTTTCGATGCAGGTGTGAGAGCGGGTGGCGGCAGCGACCACATGCAAAAGATCGGCTCGCTACGCAGCGTGAATCCTTACAACCCGTTTCTCGGCATGTGGGTCGCTGTCACACGTACAGCCCGTTGGCACGACAAGCCGATCCATGCAGAGCAAGCGATTTCGCGGCAGCAAATGATTCGCTTCTACACGATCAACAATGCTTGGATGATGCGGAACGAACAAGAGACAGGATCGCTGGAACCGGGCAAGCGAGCCGACTTCGTCATCGTCGATACCGATCTACTGACCTGCAGCGACGATCAGATCCGCAAGACTCAAGTCATCTCCACATGGCTCGACGGAAAATCGATCTACCAGTCGCGGTAG
- a CDS encoding type II toxin-antitoxin system VapC family toxin: MNILLDTHALLWFVGADTKLSVVAKSEIESPNNRKWVSVASCWEISIKVGLGKLRLADPVDDFLKSELATNHFSLLPIELRHVTFVSTMAQHHRDPFDRLLVAQSLLENHGFVSGDQKMDAYGVNRIW; the protein is encoded by the coding sequence GTGAACATCCTACTCGACACGCACGCGTTGCTGTGGTTTGTCGGTGCCGACACGAAGCTCAGTGTTGTCGCCAAGTCTGAAATTGAGTCTCCCAACAATCGCAAATGGGTCAGTGTCGCGAGTTGCTGGGAAATCTCAATTAAAGTGGGACTTGGAAAACTGCGACTAGCAGACCCTGTGGACGATTTCTTGAAGAGTGAACTGGCAACCAACCACTTTTCATTGCTTCCAATCGAATTGCGGCACGTCACCTTTGTGTCAACGATGGCCCAACATCATCGCGATCCATTCGATCGCCTGCTTGTCGCTCAGTCGCTGCTCGAGAACCATGGTTTCGTAAGTGGCGATCAAAAAATGGACGCATACGGCGTGAATCGCATTTGGTAG
- a CDS encoding type II toxin-antitoxin system Phd/YefM family antitoxin: MTEATQELPKLLANLLPGEEVAIVQDGQRVATIRKEDAATPACEAGSAKGKILYMADDFDAPLDDFAEYME, from the coding sequence ATGACCGAAGCGACGCAGGAATTGCCCAAGTTGCTTGCGAATCTGCTTCCAGGCGAAGAAGTCGCGATCGTCCAGGACGGACAGCGCGTTGCAACGATCCGCAAGGAAGATGCTGCAACACCTGCTTGCGAAGCAGGTTCTGCCAAAGGAAAGATTCTCTACATGGCGGACGACTTCGATGCGCCGCTTGATGACTTCGCCGAGTACATGGAGTGA
- a CDS encoding SGNH/GDSL hydrolase family protein, which translates to MYRSLLSLVLLGLATPCVFAQPAATHKTEPTTAEEAAAQKAKEQAELEAKYQAWVATLSPAHQAWERTLQSELGGFYLPIHQRQKIAGQANAWDFVEDDPALPRVLLIGDSVSRAYTETVRKELAGIANVHRAPANCGPTSTGLKKLDIWLGDGKWDLIHFNFGIHDRATPLADYKSRLEQLVQRMQQTGATIVWASSTPIPDVAGKYTAASMVDRNAAAAEVMNEHSVAIDDLFTAITPRLAELQNPNDVHFTGPGNRFLGQQVATFLKSQLAKTNDAKPNP; encoded by the coding sequence ATGTACCGCAGCTTGCTCTCGCTCGTCCTACTCGGTCTCGCCACTCCGTGCGTCTTTGCGCAACCCGCGGCAACGCACAAGACCGAACCGACCACTGCCGAGGAAGCGGCGGCGCAGAAAGCGAAAGAGCAAGCGGAACTGGAAGCGAAGTATCAAGCCTGGGTCGCCACGCTCTCGCCTGCCCACCAGGCGTGGGAACGGACGCTGCAGTCGGAACTGGGCGGCTTCTATCTGCCGATCCATCAACGCCAGAAGATCGCCGGTCAAGCCAACGCCTGGGACTTCGTCGAAGACGATCCGGCGCTGCCGCGGGTGCTGCTGATCGGCGACTCGGTTTCGCGAGCCTACACCGAAACGGTCCGCAAGGAACTTGCCGGGATCGCCAACGTCCATCGCGCTCCGGCCAACTGCGGTCCCACATCGACAGGTCTCAAAAAACTTGACATCTGGTTAGGCGATGGCAAGTGGGATCTGATCCATTTCAACTTTGGGATTCACGATCGCGCGACACCGCTGGCCGATTACAAGTCGCGTCTGGAACAACTTGTGCAGCGGATGCAGCAGACCGGCGCGACCATCGTCTGGGCCAGCAGCACACCGATCCCCGACGTCGCCGGCAAATACACTGCCGCTTCGATGGTCGATCGGAACGCCGCCGCTGCCGAAGTGATGAACGAACATTCGGTTGCGATCGACGACCTGTTCACAGCGATCACGCCACGCCTGGCCGAACTGCAGAACCCCAACGACGTTCACTTCACAGGCCCCGGCAACCGATTCCTCGGTCAACAAGTCGCCACCTTCCTCAAATCGCAACTAGCGAAGACCAACGACGCAAAACCTAATCCGTAA
- the thiO gene encoding glycine oxidase ThiO has translation MQKPDCIVVGGGVIGLSLAWVLAKAGQRIQVIDRQQTGRGTSWAGVGILPPANPQTALDPIERLRALSHQLHPQWAAELLEQTGIDSGYRLCGGIYLAMSRGEQAALLGQADYWSEYEIDAIPLTPAALVELEPALADLSQSDRLQSAWSLPGEAAIRSPDHLAALRAACLQQNVTITESCELTGFRTQADRIEALQTTAGELTAGQYCLTTGAWSQMLLEQLSVPSGLLPVRGQVLLYKLPHQILNRIVNEGNRYLVPRLDGHILVGSNEEEVGFDQSTTPEVLDSLREWAEGMLPLLAQQPIVRSWSGLRPGSFDGFPYIGKLPNLSNAFVAAGHYRSGLHLSCATATELANLMLGRPTQVDLTPFTPGRG, from the coding sequence TTGCAAAAGCCAGATTGTATCGTTGTCGGCGGAGGCGTCATCGGGCTGAGCCTGGCCTGGGTCTTGGCCAAAGCAGGCCAACGGATCCAAGTTATCGACCGCCAACAGACCGGCCGCGGCACGTCGTGGGCCGGTGTCGGCATCTTGCCACCGGCCAATCCTCAAACCGCTTTGGACCCGATCGAACGTCTGCGCGCACTCAGCCACCAACTGCATCCGCAATGGGCTGCCGAACTGCTCGAACAGACAGGCATCGACAGCGGCTACCGTTTGTGTGGCGGAATCTATCTGGCGATGTCGCGAGGCGAACAAGCGGCGTTGCTCGGACAAGCCGACTACTGGAGCGAATACGAGATCGATGCGATCCCGCTGACTCCTGCGGCGCTCGTCGAACTCGAACCCGCCCTGGCAGACCTATCCCAATCCGATCGCCTTCAATCCGCCTGGTCTCTGCCCGGCGAAGCGGCCATCCGCAGCCCCGATCATTTGGCAGCACTCCGCGCCGCCTGCCTGCAACAGAATGTGACGATCACCGAATCGTGCGAACTAACTGGCTTCCGAACTCAAGCCGACCGCATCGAAGCCTTGCAGACCACGGCGGGTGAATTGACCGCCGGCCAATACTGCCTGACGACGGGAGCCTGGAGCCAGATGCTGCTGGAACAATTGTCGGTCCCCAGCGGTCTGCTGCCGGTCCGCGGCCAAGTCCTCTTATATAAGTTGCCGCATCAGATCCTCAACCGGATCGTGAACGAGGGGAATCGCTACCTTGTACCTCGCTTGGATGGGCACATCCTGGTCGGATCGAATGAAGAGGAGGTTGGTTTTGACCAGAGCACGACTCCCGAAGTGCTCGACTCGCTGCGAGAATGGGCCGAAGGGATGCTGCCGCTGTTGGCCCAGCAACCGATCGTGCGATCGTGGAGCGGATTGCGGCCGGGTTCGTTCGACGGATTCCCCTACATCGGCAAACTGCCCAACCTTTCCAACGCCTTTGTCGCCGCCGGCCATTATCGCTCGGGCCTGCATCTTTCGTGCGCCACCGCGACCGAACTAGCCAACCTGATGCTAGGCCGCCCGACACAAGTCGACCTCACCCCCTTCACCCCCGGCCGCGGCTAA
- a CDS encoding TIGR04282 family arsenosugar biosynthesis glycosyltransferase has translation MRTLGMFTKYWQPGQVKTRLARNLDASRAASIYQICVEHLAENLADCGDRRTFIVSPDDRATDPCFARFANWTAKPQGSGDLGERMMRYFASADSADDRMLVIGGDCPTVTPDRIVQAFDALENSRVAIGPSGDGGYYLLGIRGPWHNSLRTLFDEMPWGTEGVMARTRSALDALEIEPYLLPPDRDVDTKTDLDDLLRRLPSDPASDNLRAAIERVLNTPTTES, from the coding sequence ATGCGCACCCTTGGAATGTTCACCAAATATTGGCAGCCTGGCCAAGTTAAAACACGTTTGGCACGCAATTTAGACGCCAGTCGGGCCGCTAGCATCTATCAAATTTGTGTTGAACATCTCGCCGAAAATTTGGCAGATTGCGGCGATCGGCGGACATTTATCGTCAGCCCCGACGACCGCGCGACAGATCCTTGCTTCGCGCGGTTCGCCAACTGGACCGCCAAACCACAGGGCAGCGGCGACTTGGGCGAGCGGATGATGCGCTACTTTGCCTCCGCCGATTCAGCCGATGATCGCATGCTGGTGATCGGTGGCGATTGCCCCACCGTCACGCCCGACCGCATCGTCCAAGCCTTTGACGCCTTGGAAAATTCTCGCGTCGCGATCGGTCCCTCCGGCGATGGCGGCTACTACTTGCTAGGCATCCGCGGACCGTGGCACAATTCCCTGCGAACGTTGTTCGACGAGATGCCCTGGGGAACCGAAGGGGTGATGGCGCGAACCCGATCGGCGCTGGACGCTCTTGAAATCGAGCCCTACCTGCTTCCACCAGATCGCGACGTCGACACCAAGACCGATCTCGACGACCTGCTTCGCCGCCTGCCCAGCGATCCAGCCAGCGACAACTTGCGAGCGGCGATCGAGCGTGTACTGAACACCCCAACCACAGAAAGTTGA
- a CDS encoding serine/threonine protein kinase, with the protein MTDSGKGSKSITAQAFIEVVRKSQLVEEGAFKQTLRHVQKAAGGKIPNDAMVIAERFLVEGRLTAWQIEKLLTGKYKGFFLGKFKLLGHIGSGGMSSVYLAEHTRMNDLRAIKVLPKKRVDDASYLARFQLEAKAIASLNHENVVRAYDIDNDGDLHYIVMEYVSGDDLQQMVKRKGPLSFVKAANYIAQAARGLQHAHERGLIHRDVKPANLLVNKEGTVKLLDMGLALLESEDDHSLTVANNENVLGTADYLAPEQALDSHKVDHRVDIYGLGCTFYFLLTGRPPFNDGTLAQRIIKHQTEMPEEIRKTRPDCPGELDGICTKMIQKEAKYRYKDAAAVAEVLEAWLTRTKQLSAARAGGGGFDSGIGSGSDIDLAGSDFARGSDIGIGTSDDTLSNKQGDTHAGGSGAGFSGLSPSDSGRLIKPTGSRGSRGRSSGSSIAGSSIDLQRESGYGSSLRPGASPSARAAAVAASQPKKRKAVPEPGTAAAKAAPKTSSIAMAHSVGESHPGLAGSRQKKDRIRKVLAVLLVVGGIVVGFLAARLLAPAPSGNGALPSSIELHV; encoded by the coding sequence ATGACTGACAGCGGCAAGGGTTCAAAGTCGATAACCGCCCAAGCGTTCATCGAGGTCGTTCGCAAGAGCCAGCTCGTCGAGGAAGGTGCGTTCAAACAGACGCTGCGGCATGTGCAAAAAGCTGCCGGCGGTAAGATCCCCAACGACGCGATGGTGATCGCCGAAAGGTTTCTTGTCGAGGGACGGCTGACGGCCTGGCAGATCGAAAAACTGCTGACCGGCAAATACAAGGGATTCTTTCTCGGCAAGTTCAAGCTGTTGGGGCACATCGGCAGCGGTGGGATGAGCAGCGTCTATCTGGCCGAGCACACGCGGATGAACGATCTGCGGGCGATCAAGGTGCTGCCGAAGAAACGGGTCGACGATGCTTCGTATCTGGCCCGCTTTCAATTGGAAGCCAAGGCGATCGCGTCGCTGAATCACGAAAATGTCGTTCGCGCTTACGATATCGATAACGACGGCGATCTGCACTACATCGTGATGGAATACGTTTCGGGGGACGATCTGCAGCAGATGGTCAAACGGAAGGGACCGCTTTCGTTTGTCAAAGCCGCCAACTACATCGCTCAAGCCGCCCGCGGCCTGCAGCACGCGCATGAACGCGGTTTGATCCACCGCGACGTCAAACCGGCGAACCTGCTTGTCAATAAAGAGGGGACCGTCAAGCTGCTGGATATGGGCCTGGCGCTGCTGGAATCCGAAGACGATCATTCGCTGACGGTCGCCAATAACGAAAACGTTTTGGGAACCGCCGACTATCTGGCTCCCGAACAGGCCTTGGACAGTCACAAAGTCGACCACCGGGTCGATATCTATGGACTTGGTTGTACGTTCTATTTTCTGTTGACCGGACGCCCGCCATTTAATGACGGCACGTTGGCGCAGCGGATCATCAAGCACCAGACCGAGATGCCCGAGGAGATCCGCAAGACGCGCCCCGATTGTCCCGGCGAACTCGATGGCATCTGCACCAAGATGATCCAGAAGGAAGCCAAGTATCGCTACAAGGATGCCGCGGCGGTTGCCGAGGTCTTGGAGGCTTGGTTGACGCGTACCAAACAGTTGTCGGCGGCTCGCGCCGGCGGGGGCGGTTTTGATTCGGGGATCGGTTCGGGGTCGGACATCGATCTGGCGGGATCCGATTTTGCCCGCGGTTCGGACATCGGGATTGGAACGTCCGATGACACACTCAGCAACAAACAAGGCGACACCCATGCTGGCGGATCGGGGGCTGGCTTTAGCGGCCTGTCGCCATCGGACAGTGGCCGGTTGATCAAACCGACGGGCAGTCGTGGATCGCGAGGGCGGTCGTCGGGCAGTTCGATCGCGGGCAGTTCGATCGATCTTCAGCGAGAGTCGGGGTATGGTTCCAGTTTGCGTCCGGGAGCATCGCCATCGGCAAGAGCGGCTGCGGTCGCGGCGAGCCAGCCCAAGAAACGCAAAGCGGTTCCCGAGCCGGGGACTGCAGCGGCCAAAGCTGCTCCGAAAACATCCTCCATCGCGATGGCGCACTCCGTGGGGGAATCGCATCCGGGCTTGGCCGGCAGCCGGCAAAAGAAAGATCGAATTCGCAAGGTGTTGGCCGTGTTGTTGGTCGTTGGCGGAATCGTTGTCGGCTTTTTGGCCGCTCGCCTGCTGGCTCCCGCCCCCAGTGGCAACGGCGCGCTTCCGAGTTCGATCGAGCTTCACGTCTGA
- a CDS encoding 1-acyl-sn-glycerol-3-phosphate acyltransferase has translation MIQKFKLYERRLRNTDGVVDYELRNVERLEESLRRGDGIMLAPNHSRYADPLVLGWLAKRTNRHVFAMASWHLFNMGKFNAFAIQKMGAFSVFREGLDKQSIETAIEILTQAKRPLVLFAEGATFRANDLLQPLLDGASLIARTAARRRQKHGQGRVVVHPIAIKYVFQGDIYEWADRSLTAIEQRLTWEPNRDQPLRKRITRVADGLLALKEVQYLGSPQTGNVIQRQEHLTQALLEQVESKWKTQAVEATDLGSVLNRVKAMRLQMFPQLVNPATEEDRKAEIRNDLRALELAQQLASFPVGYLNEAPVTVTRVLETLENVEEAVFGETSWPGPLKAIVDVGEAIEVPAERAPRQQEDPLMVELAQRLQGMLNQLATEPRLLTAED, from the coding sequence ATGATTCAGAAATTCAAGCTTTACGAACGCCGTCTGCGAAACACCGATGGCGTCGTCGATTATGAATTGCGGAATGTCGAACGCTTGGAGGAATCGCTGCGCCGCGGCGACGGGATCATGCTGGCCCCGAACCACTCCCGTTACGCTGATCCCTTAGTGTTGGGCTGGTTGGCCAAGCGGACCAACAGGCATGTGTTTGCGATGGCCAGTTGGCATCTGTTTAACATGGGCAAATTCAACGCGTTTGCGATTCAGAAAATGGGAGCCTTTAGTGTCTTTCGCGAGGGGCTCGACAAGCAGTCGATTGAAACCGCGATCGAGATACTGACGCAAGCCAAACGGCCGTTAGTTCTGTTTGCCGAAGGGGCCACGTTTCGGGCGAACGATCTATTGCAGCCGTTGCTCGACGGCGCTTCGTTGATCGCTCGCACGGCCGCTCGACGGCGCCAGAAGCATGGTCAGGGGCGAGTCGTGGTGCATCCGATTGCGATCAAGTACGTCTTCCAAGGCGATATCTATGAATGGGCCGATCGTTCGTTAACGGCGATCGAGCAGCGGCTGACTTGGGAGCCCAATCGCGACCAACCGCTGCGGAAGCGGATCACTCGCGTTGCCGATGGGCTGTTGGCACTCAAAGAGGTGCAGTATTTGGGCAGCCCGCAAACGGGGAATGTGATCCAACGTCAGGAGCATTTGACCCAAGCGCTGTTGGAACAGGTCGAAAGCAAGTGGAAGACGCAGGCGGTCGAAGCCACCGATCTCGGTTCGGTGCTCAACCGTGTCAAAGCGATGCGGTTGCAGATGTTTCCACAGTTGGTCAATCCGGCGACCGAGGAGGATCGCAAGGCGGAGATTCGCAACGACCTGCGGGCGCTCGAATTGGCGCAGCAATTGGCTTCGTTTCCGGTCGGGTATTTAAATGAAGCCCCGGTTACTGTAACCCGCGTTTTGGAGACGCTTGAAAACGTGGAGGAAGCGGTTTTCGGCGAAACATCGTGGCCGGGGCCGTTGAAGGCGATCGTCGACGTCGGGGAAGCGATCGAGGTGCCTGCCGAACGCGCACCTCGCCAGCAGGAAGATCCGTTGATGGTCGAACTGGCTCAGCGGCTGCAGGGGATGTTGAACCAATTGGCAACGGAGCCGCGGTTGCTGACGGCCGAAGATTGA
- a CDS encoding Flp family type IVb pilin has protein sequence MNRAKMISKIVAFHRDEDGPTTVEYAIMLAMILGVCILSVQALSDKTRDSFDQSAAAIDAAL, from the coding sequence ATGAACAGAGCCAAAATGATCTCAAAAATTGTCGCCTTCCACAGGGACGAAGACGGCCCAACGACCGTGGAATACGCGATCATGCTGGCCATGATCCTGGGGGTCTGCATCCTTTCCGTGCAGGCGCTTTCGGACAAAACTCGCGACAGCTTCGACCAATCGGCCGCCGCGATCGACGCAGCGTTGTAA